The genomic stretch AAGAAGTTTTATTTTTCTTTTAGCCTGTATATCAGGCGTTGAGCAGGAAGATTGAATGTTTCCGGTTAATGGCTTTTGTAAATAAAAAACTTTCACCCTATTTTCAATAACAAAACAGCCTGTGTATGAGATTGGCTTTATATTTTGCTCCTATACTGCTTAATTTTATCTGGTTTATGAAAGCATTGCTAAAACGCATCATCCCAATATGTTTGTAGCGATAGATAAACCTGCCGGCAGGCAGGTTTGCTGGGATGTTTGAAAAAAAGCCACTATGAATCAGCAAAGCCAGAAAATACGTGTCCAAATTAAGCCTGAGATATTTCGCTGGGTCAGGGAACGCGCAGGGAGCAGTCCGGCTGACCTGGAAAGGCGATTTCCTGGATATCAACTTTGGGAAAAAGGAGAAAAACAACCTACACTTAAGCAGCTTGAACAGTTAGCCGATGCTTGCTACACCCCAATTGGATACTTTTTTCTGGACAGCCCACCCGATGAACGATTACCTATTCCTGATTTCCGCACCAGGCGGGGCAATGTAGAGCAACCCAGTGCAAATTTGCTGGATACTATTTTTCTCTGCCAGCAGCGCCAGGCCTGGTATAGGGATTATCTGGCCATGCAAGGTGGCAAGCCCCTCTCTTTCGTTGGCAGTGTTACGCTTCAGCAAGATCCAGCAGAAGTAGCATCAGCGATCCGCAGGTTGCTTCACCATAGTAAAGCAGCAGATAGTCACACCCGTACATCGATGGGGGAAGCACCTCCTTCGGACAGGCAGGCCTGCCTACCGGACAGGCAGGCCTACCTACCGGATAGGCAGGCATCTAATTGGACAGAGGCTTTGCGTATGTTCATCAAGGAGGTGGAAGATGCGGGCATACTGGTAATGACAAGCGGAATTGTCGGTAACAACCCTCATCGCAAATTAGACCCACGGGAATTTCAGGGATTTACGCTTATAGACGATCTGGCACCCGTTATTTTTATCAACTCGGCCGATACGAAAGCAGCACAGATATTTACATTGGCTCATGAGCTGGCACATGTCTGGTTGGGTAAGGGAGGTGTTTCGGATGCTGATTTAAAGACTTTTCCTGATTCTGATATAGAACGATGGTGCAATCAGGTGGCAGCTGAACTCCTTGTTCCGCTTGATGAACTTCACAGTGTTTACCAGCCTGGTGAGGACCTGCCTTTCGCACTTAACTATCTGGCGCGTTATTTCAAAGTAAGTACGCTGGTGATTTTACGCCGTATGTATGAGGCTGCACTTATTGATCAGCACACCTTCAGGCAGGAGTATGAAAACCAGTGGAAGTACATGCATCAGCAACCGCAAAACGAAGGTGGAGGTAATTTTTACCATACACTTCGGATGCGTGTTGGCAATACATTCGCTAAAGCTGTCGTAATAAGTGC from Thermoflavifilum aggregans encodes the following:
- a CDS encoding helix-turn-helix domain-containing protein; translated protein: MNQQSQKIRVQIKPEIFRWVRERAGSSPADLERRFPGYQLWEKGEKQPTLKQLEQLADACYTPIGYFFLDSPPDERLPIPDFRTRRGNVEQPSANLLDTIFLCQQRQAWYRDYLAMQGGKPLSFVGSVTLQQDPAEVASAIRRLLHHSKAADSHTRTSMGEAPPSDRQACLPDRQAYLPDRQASNWTEALRMFIKEVEDAGILVMTSGIVGNNPHRKLDPREFQGFTLIDDLAPVIFINSADTKAAQIFTLAHELAHVWLGKGGVSDADLKTFPDSDIERWCNQVAAELLVPLDELHSVYQPGEDLPFALNYLARYFKVSTLVILRRMYEAALIDQHTFRQEYENQWKYMHQQPQNEGGGNFYHTLRMRVGNTFAKAVVISALEGQTLFRDAYQLLGIQKAKVFQEFARTLKVL